From one Arenicella chitinivorans genomic stretch:
- the trpB gene encoding tryptophan synthase subunit beta — protein sequence MDLFNFSEGREGYYGQYGGTFLPEILHSTIEELKAEFRKARNDPNFWSEFVALMQAYSGRPTPVTHLANLSAKLGGAQIYVKREDLNHTGSHKINNVMGQGLLVKRMGKTRVIAETGAGQHGYATATMAARFGFESKIYMGAVDVARQRPNVFWMENMGSEVVAVTDGQQTLKDAINECLRDWVTNMDNTHYVLGTACGPHPFPEMVSWFQSIIGHEAREQIMASAGRVPDRVFACVGGGSNAIGLFQGFMDDANTELVGCEAGGFGPGKGNHAARLAYKDASVGVAQGMKTYFLQNDDGNMLHTHSVAAGLDYIGVNPILVHLWEQNRVRFEAVTDDQVTEALKLTMRTEGLIPALESSHGFAQAILEAESMSPNDVVLINMSGRGDKDIFTIADALGDKHWKQFIRQKSNEYGTE from the coding sequence ATGGATCTATTCAACTTTAGCGAAGGCCGTGAAGGCTATTATGGCCAATATGGCGGTACCTTCCTGCCCGAAATCTTACACAGCACCATTGAGGAGCTGAAAGCCGAATTCCGCAAAGCCCGTAACGACCCCAATTTTTGGTCGGAGTTTGTGGCATTAATGCAGGCTTATTCTGGTCGCCCAACTCCGGTTACCCATTTGGCCAACCTGTCGGCCAAACTTGGGGGCGCACAGATCTACGTCAAACGTGAAGACCTGAACCACACTGGCTCACACAAAATCAATAATGTGATGGGGCAAGGTCTGCTGGTTAAACGCATGGGCAAAACCCGCGTCATTGCCGAAACGGGTGCAGGACAACACGGCTATGCCACCGCGACCATGGCTGCTCGGTTTGGCTTTGAAAGTAAAATTTATATGGGCGCCGTGGATGTCGCACGACAACGCCCCAATGTTTTTTGGATGGAAAACATGGGTTCCGAAGTGGTGGCGGTCACAGATGGCCAACAAACGCTGAAAGACGCCATCAATGAATGTTTGCGTGACTGGGTGACCAACATGGACAACACGCACTATGTTCTTGGCACCGCGTGTGGACCGCACCCTTTCCCGGAAATGGTCAGCTGGTTTCAATCGATTATCGGCCATGAAGCGCGCGAGCAGATTATGGCTTCTGCTGGGCGCGTTCCCGATCGTGTCTTCGCCTGTGTTGGCGGCGGCTCAAATGCCATTGGCTTGTTCCAAGGTTTTATGGACGATGCCAACACAGAATTAGTCGGCTGCGAAGCCGGTGGTTTTGGCCCTGGTAAAGGCAACCACGCCGCAAGACTCGCGTACAAAGACGCCTCGGTAGGTGTTGCGCAGGGCATGAAAACCTACTTCCTGCAGAACGACGATGGCAATATGCTGCACACACATTCGGTAGCCGCCGGACTGGACTACATTGGGGTAAACCCAATCTTAGTGCACCTTTGGGAACAAAATCGGGTACGCTTCGAAGCGGTCACCGATGATCAAGTCACCGAGGCTTTGAAGCTCACCATGCGCACTGAAGGACTGATTCCGGCGTTAGAAAGCTCACACGGTTTTGCACAGGCAATTTTAGAAGCCGAATCGATGAGCCCGAACGACGTGGTGCTGATCAACATGTCAGGTCGGGGCGACAAAGACATTTTCACCATTGCCGACGCCTTGGGCGATAAGCACTGGAAACAATTCATACGACAGAAATCAAACGAATATGGAACTGAATAA
- the trpA gene encoding tryptophan synthase subunit alpha — translation MELNKYLAERKQLTDGSSRPAMVMTHVVCGYPSFDDNWAALEVMESFGVDLVELQFPFSEPSADGPLFVKANQEAIANGVHVDDCFAFMRKVTEHFSFKVVMMGYYNTVFKTGHQAFLARLKDAGAVGFILPDLPVEEAGELHGIAAELGLSPIVLMTPTNSDARLTELAKSADGFIYTVARKGVTGTHTEMTGAVAEFIDRCRDFTDLPLAVGFGVSTADDVAFIGQHADIAVIGTAALKAWESGGKTALTRFFAQLLPATDAA, via the coding sequence ATGGAACTGAATAAGTATCTAGCTGAGCGCAAACAGCTGACTGACGGATCAAGCCGGCCCGCCATGGTCATGACGCACGTGGTGTGCGGATACCCATCGTTTGACGACAACTGGGCCGCGCTTGAAGTGATGGAATCGTTTGGCGTGGACCTGGTGGAACTGCAGTTTCCGTTTTCCGAGCCTTCGGCTGACGGGCCGCTATTTGTCAAAGCCAACCAGGAAGCCATCGCCAATGGCGTGCACGTCGATGATTGCTTCGCGTTCATGCGCAAAGTCACGGAACACTTTTCATTTAAGGTCGTGATGATGGGCTACTACAACACGGTGTTTAAAACGGGCCATCAAGCATTTCTCGCGCGCTTAAAAGACGCCGGTGCCGTCGGCTTTATCTTGCCTGACCTACCGGTAGAAGAAGCCGGTGAATTGCACGGCATTGCCGCCGAGCTGGGGCTTAGCCCAATTGTCCTCATGACACCGACCAACAGTGATGCTCGCTTAACGGAACTGGCGAAATCCGCCGATGGGTTTATATACACCGTCGCCCGCAAAGGTGTCACTGGCACACACACTGAGATGACTGGCGCCGTCGCTGAGTTTATCGATCGTTGCCGAGATTTTACCGATCTTCCCTTGGCAGTCGGCTTTGGTGTCAGCACTGCTGATGATGTGGCGTTTATTGGGCAGCACGCTGACATCGCCGTCATCGGCACCGCGGCGCTAAAAGCTTGGGAAAGCGGCGGTAAAACTGCCCTGACCCGATTCTTTGCGCAACTGCTGCCAGCCACCGACGCCGCTTAA